The Chryseobacterium indicum genome includes a window with the following:
- a CDS encoding RNA polymerase sigma factor has translation MSLLEMEFLEKIEKHKGVIFKISKMYMDNPDDQNDLYQEIIYQAWKSYSDFQKKSEFSTWLYRTALNTAIVFLRSEKKRSFIQNQSIENLSVHQESYNDADDRNMKLMYEAIHQLSAIDKALIFFYLEDFSGKEIAKQLGITEVNARVKLNRAKTKLKEIIEKQEAL, from the coding sequence ATGTCTTTACTGGAAATGGAATTCTTAGAGAAGATTGAAAAGCATAAAGGTGTAATTTTCAAGATCTCGAAGATGTATATGGATAATCCCGACGATCAGAATGATCTCTATCAGGAGATCATCTATCAGGCGTGGAAATCTTACAGCGATTTTCAGAAGAAGAGTGAATTTTCGACATGGTTATACAGAACCGCGCTTAATACTGCCATTGTATTTCTCCGAAGCGAAAAAAAACGTAGTTTTATACAGAATCAGAGCATAGAAAATCTTAGTGTTCATCAGGAGTCTTATAATGATGCAGACGACAGGAATATGAAGCTGATGTACGAGGCAATCCATCAGTTGAGCGCGATTGACAAGGCATTGATTTTTTTCTATCTGGAAGATTTTTCGGGAAAGGAGATTGCAAAGCAACTGGGCATAACGGAGGTAAATGCAAGAGTAAAGCTGAACCGGGCGAAAACCAAACTGAAAGAAATTATTGAAAAACAAGAGGCTCTCTAA
- a CDS encoding RNA polymerase sigma factor, whose translation MTSLEQDFLREIEKHKGIIFKISKMYMDEKEDRDDLFQEITYQVWKAYPKFKGESEFSTWLYRIALNTAIIFLKNEKRRSFIGNEDFSEYKIIQEEFDHEKEEKLNAMYKAIHQLNSIDKAFIFYYLEDFSGKQIAEQMGISEGNVRVKMNRAKNKLKDILNANK comes from the coding sequence ATGACCTCATTAGAACAGGATTTTTTAAGAGAAATAGAAAAACATAAAGGAATCATTTTTAAGATTTCTAAAATGTACATGGACGAAAAAGAAGACCGCGATGATCTTTTTCAGGAGATCACCTATCAGGTCTGGAAAGCCTATCCCAAATTTAAAGGAGAAAGTGAATTTTCTACATGGCTGTACAGAATTGCCCTGAATACAGCCATTATTTTCCTTAAAAACGAAAAAAGAAGAAGCTTTATAGGAAATGAAGATTTTTCGGAATATAAAATTATTCAGGAAGAATTTGATCATGAAAAAGAAGAAAAACTGAATGCCATGTACAAAGCCATTCATCAGTTGAATTCCATTGATAAAGCTTTTATTTTCTATTATCTCGAAGATTTTTCCGGAAAGCAGATTGCCGAACAGATGGGGATTTCCGAAGGAAATGTAAGGGTGAAAATGAATCGCGCCAAAAATAAGCTGAAAGATATCTTGAACGCAAATAAATAA
- a CDS encoding YdcF family protein has translation MQKSIFKILKIIIAALFLWFVIHSVYIVTDGLSDQGKRADLAVILGNKVNEDGTLSTRLEKRLETGIALYQQHRIQKILVSGGLGKEGFYEGDKMKDFLVNNGVPDSVIIVDNKGDNTRLTVENTLKLEPQLHFKSIIVISQYFHVTRTKKLFEDRGFESVSSASPAYFEWRDLYSILREFPAYYTQ, from the coding sequence ATGCAAAAAAGTATTTTTAAAATTTTAAAAATCATCATTGCGGCTCTGTTTTTATGGTTCGTCATACATTCTGTTTATATTGTTACCGATGGTCTTTCTGATCAGGGTAAACGTGCCGATCTTGCCGTGATTTTAGGAAATAAAGTGAATGAAGACGGAACTTTATCGACAAGGCTTGAAAAACGTCTGGAAACCGGAATCGCGTTGTATCAGCAACACAGAATCCAAAAGATTCTCGTGAGTGGCGGTTTGGGAAAAGAGGGTTTCTATGAAGGCGATAAAATGAAGGATTTCCTTGTTAATAATGGAGTTCCGGATTCTGTAATTATTGTTGATAATAAAGGAGATAACACAAGATTGACCGTTGAAAATACGCTTAAACTTGAGCCACAATTACATTTTAAAAGTATTATTGTTATTTCTCAATATTTTCATGTTACCCGAACCAAAAAACTGTTTGAAGATCGGGGTTTTGAAAGTGTAAGTTCAGCAAGTCCGGCTTATTTTGAATGGCGGGATCTGTATTCGATTTTGCGTGAATTTCCGGCTTATTATACGCAGTAA
- a CDS encoding S41 family peptidase encodes MRLRNYFILVLIVSLCSCVSVKKHNEQQKVCISPEKLKEDVDFAYSKLKETHPNLYWYITKETLDFKFDSLKQTLQEPLTPLQFYFKLQPVIAEIREGHLSLRIPSKRINKKEIKALEGKKGMFSRFEYYVKNDRLYIIENKDSIQNIKPGTEILSIDKVPVSEYIKRYKKLISSDGFNTTFQPYFLKDVFFNYYVAEKGYEDHATLETVYKGEKKTYELTRESKSEEDLRKDKENKKRTQEKKVNDYVALSNSYNRNFKFLDRDSAIAYIQVKSFSGIFSSKFYKETFRKIKKADAKYLIIDIRNNYGGSLEEINNLYSYLSSEPYILIKPSQVTSKSAPLKTNYFRKSGFLQYAFKTLMYPAFFFGQTFSTYKKDGKFYYKTKADKVSKPKNDVFKGKVFVLINGSSFSASSILTSKLKNDKKAVLVGEETGGANDGTVAGFYSYQTLPHSKIDLPIGVLLVQPNITFTDTKKGVVPDVKVSETMEDILEKKDPQLDWIINEIEKEKRP; translated from the coding sequence ATGCGCCTCAGAAATTATTTCATATTAGTATTAATTGTCTCGCTATGCTCTTGTGTGTCTGTAAAAAAGCACAATGAACAGCAGAAAGTATGTATTTCCCCCGAAAAACTGAAAGAGGATGTTGATTTTGCGTATTCTAAACTAAAGGAAACACACCCAAATCTATATTGGTACATCACCAAGGAAACGCTGGATTTTAAGTTTGACAGTCTTAAGCAAACGCTTCAGGAACCTCTTACGCCGCTTCAGTTTTATTTTAAATTGCAGCCTGTAATTGCGGAAATAAGGGAAGGTCATCTTTCGCTGAGAATTCCGTCTAAAAGAATTAACAAAAAAGAAATTAAAGCACTGGAAGGGAAAAAAGGAATGTTCAGCCGTTTTGAATATTATGTGAAAAACGACAGGCTTTACATTATCGAAAATAAAGATTCGATCCAAAATATAAAGCCGGGAACTGAAATTCTCTCAATTGATAAGGTTCCTGTTTCTGAATATATTAAACGGTATAAAAAACTGATCAGCAGTGATGGTTTCAATACGACTTTTCAGCCTTATTTCCTGAAAGATGTTTTCTTCAATTATTATGTTGCGGAAAAAGGCTACGAAGACCACGCAACTCTGGAAACGGTTTATAAAGGAGAAAAAAAGACTTACGAACTCACGAGAGAATCAAAATCTGAAGAGGATCTTAGGAAAGATAAGGAAAACAAAAAGCGGACGCAGGAGAAAAAAGTGAATGATTACGTTGCTTTGAGCAATTCTTATAACCGGAATTTTAAATTTTTAGATCGGGACAGTGCGATTGCGTACATTCAGGTGAAAAGTTTTTCGGGTATTTTTTCTTCGAAGTTTTATAAAGAAACATTCAGAAAGATTAAAAAAGCGGATGCAAAATATTTAATTATTGATATTCGGAATAATTACGGCGGTTCGCTTGAAGAAATCAATAATCTGTATTCTTATCTTAGTTCTGAACCTTATATTTTGATAAAACCGTCACAGGTAACTTCAAAATCGGCACCTCTGAAAACCAATTATTTCAGAAAATCCGGTTTTTTGCAGTATGCTTTCAAAACATTGATGTATCCTGCATTTTTCTTCGGACAGACTTTCAGCACGTATAAAAAAGACGGCAAATTTTATTATAAAACCAAAGCCGACAAAGTATCTAAACCCAAAAATGATGTTTTTAAAGGGAAAGTTTTTGTGCTGATTAATGGCTCAAGTTTTTCAGCATCTTCTATTTTAACCTCAAAGCTTAAAAATGATAAGAAAGCGGTTCTTGTAGGTGAGGAAACCGGAGGAGCCAATGACGGTACAGTTGCCGGATTTTACTCTTATCAAACGCTGCCTCATTCCAAGATCGATCTGCCCATTGGAGTTCTTCTGGTACAGCCCAATATTACGTTTACTGATACTAAAAAGGGGGTTGTTCCGGATGTAAAAGTTTCTGAAACCATGGAGGATATTCTTGAGAAAAAAGATCCGCAACTGGATTGGATAATCAACGAAATTGAAAAAGAAAAACGTCCTTAA
- a CDS encoding alpha/beta fold hydrolase, translating into MPYINKQNDQNVQLYYEDFGSGQPIILIHGWPLSGKSWEMQIPVLLNLGYRVIAYDRKGFGKSSPTYDGYDYDSLAKDLHEIISQLDLKNVILFGFSMGGGEVVRYLTNYGSENVDKVALISSIIPIVKQKDDNPDGVPQEKLDEIMNALKTDRITFLESFHKDFYNFGMLSKPVSQKQLDFDWAIASFANPIATIKCAESWANTDFRPELANVNVRTLIVHGDADNIVPIDTAGKQAAQGIANNEFVIIEGAPHGLNVTHADDLNSIISRFLTEK; encoded by the coding sequence ATGCCTTACATTAATAAACAGAACGATCAGAACGTTCAGCTTTACTATGAAGATTTCGGATCCGGACAACCCATTATTTTAATCCACGGATGGCCGTTAAGCGGAAAATCGTGGGAAATGCAGATTCCGGTACTTTTAAATTTAGGATACCGCGTTATTGCATACGACAGAAAAGGGTTCGGAAAATCCTCACCTACTTACGATGGATATGACTATGATAGCCTGGCAAAAGACCTTCATGAAATTATCTCACAATTAGACCTTAAAAATGTGATCCTTTTCGGATTTTCTATGGGAGGTGGAGAAGTTGTTCGGTATTTAACGAATTACGGTTCAGAAAATGTAGACAAAGTTGCTTTAATCTCATCCATTATTCCGATTGTTAAGCAGAAAGACGACAATCCGGACGGAGTTCCGCAGGAAAAACTGGATGAAATCATGAATGCCTTGAAAACAGACAGAATCACTTTTCTTGAATCTTTCCACAAAGACTTCTATAATTTCGGAATGCTTTCAAAACCTGTAAGCCAGAAACAGCTTGATTTCGACTGGGCAATTGCTTCTTTTGCCAATCCTATTGCCACCATAAAATGTGCTGAAAGCTGGGCAAACACAGATTTTCGTCCCGAATTAGCCAACGTGAACGTAAGAACACTCATCGTTCACGGAGATGCAGACAATATTGTTCCCATTGATACAGCAGGAAAACAGGCTGCACAGGGAATTGCCAATAACGAATTTGTTATTATTGAAGGCGCACC
- a CDS encoding M4 family metallopeptidase has translation MKKTVTIVKALIFSFAIGIAPLSLVKAQKKDRTELSVKNFPKRITTSSMGNFSADFSGQNIPSDYLINHLGEWLESNGDHSFSLVKTATDELGIKHSSFQHYYKNVKVADELILVHEKNGILTFVNGEFTDNIDLQISQPLTKSETENIVSNDMKAPNLSFTDFEQVITKVNSAKGVKLYFASQINALSLKALKSYLYYVDNTAKQVVKKLEKIHQHNNEIINIAKPFADTPSTSATFYKGNQQITVDSYSGSYRLKDNARNIHTLNGTNWDGNGNTATGELTGAITEYTSTTPNFTTADTKPPVEVHWAMAKAHDYYVSRHNRNSYDGNGSIVRNYYNINFASAGQPANGVNAAAIDTQGIVAMVYGSGVFQGLSGYFSPFVGIDVAGHEYSHLMVSRTANLAYQGESGALNESFADIFGASIEFYSNISPNWTIGEGIPNPALGFTFLRSMSNPNSGPAVLGSQQPDTYQGTYWVDPTSSTDSGGVHTNSGVGNYWFYLLSAGGSGTNDIGNAFNVTGITIQKAEKIAYRTLANYLTANSQFIDAYTASKQAVTDLYGATGNEQQQNVKAWYAVGIGNGLLSTNEVKNNLESQFNVYPNPVKNGVFTIENAKNDATSEIYDVSGKLVKQNEKLNKGINKINIYGLQKGIYIIKISVDDNAISKKIVVE, from the coding sequence ATGAAAAAGACAGTTACAATTGTTAAAGCATTGATTTTTTCATTTGCTATCGGTATTGCACCGCTTTCTCTGGTGAAGGCTCAGAAGAAAGACCGCACAGAACTTTCTGTGAAAAATTTTCCTAAGCGTATTACTACTTCATCAATGGGAAATTTCAGTGCTGATTTCAGCGGGCAGAATATTCCTTCAGATTATCTTATTAATCATTTAGGAGAGTGGCTGGAAAGTAATGGAGATCACTCTTTTTCACTGGTAAAAACTGCTACGGATGAGTTGGGAATTAAACATTCATCTTTTCAGCATTATTATAAAAATGTAAAGGTTGCAGATGAATTAATTCTGGTTCACGAGAAAAACGGGATTCTTACTTTTGTAAACGGAGAATTTACAGATAATATAGATTTACAGATCTCACAGCCGCTTACGAAATCTGAGACAGAAAATATTGTAAGTAATGATATGAAAGCTCCGAATCTTTCCTTTACCGATTTTGAGCAGGTTATTACAAAAGTGAATTCTGCTAAAGGGGTAAAGCTGTATTTTGCATCTCAGATTAATGCACTTTCCCTGAAGGCTCTGAAGAGTTATTTGTACTATGTAGATAATACAGCCAAGCAGGTTGTTAAAAAATTAGAAAAGATTCATCAGCATAATAATGAAATCATAAACATCGCAAAACCTTTTGCAGATACTCCTTCTACAAGTGCTACTTTCTACAAAGGAAATCAGCAGATAACTGTGGATTCTTACAGCGGATCTTACCGATTGAAAGATAATGCGAGAAATATCCATACTTTGAACGGAACCAACTGGGACGGAAACGGAAATACTGCAACCGGTGAACTTACAGGTGCGATTACTGAATATACGAGTACAACGCCTAACTTCACGACAGCAGATACAAAACCTCCTGTTGAAGTTCACTGGGCAATGGCAAAGGCTCATGATTACTATGTGAGCAGACATAACAGAAATTCTTATGATGGCAACGGATCCATTGTAAGAAATTATTACAACATCAATTTTGCAAGTGCGGGACAACCTGCGAACGGAGTAAATGCTGCCGCAATCGATACACAGGGAATTGTAGCAATGGTTTATGGAAGCGGTGTTTTTCAGGGTTTATCAGGATATTTTAGCCCGTTTGTGGGAATAGATGTTGCAGGTCATGAATACTCTCATTTAATGGTGAGCCGGACAGCAAATCTTGCTTATCAGGGCGAATCAGGAGCTTTAAACGAATCTTTTGCAGATATATTTGGAGCATCGATAGAATTTTATTCCAATATCAGTCCGAACTGGACGATTGGTGAGGGGATTCCGAATCCGGCTCTGGGCTTTACATTTTTAAGAAGCATGTCTAATCCAAACTCGGGTCCTGCAGTATTGGGTTCGCAGCAACCGGATACTTATCAGGGAACTTATTGGGTAGATCCCACAAGTTCTACTGATAGCGGGGGAGTTCATACAAACAGTGGGGTAGGAAATTACTGGTTTTATCTTTTATCAGCAGGTGGTTCCGGAACAAATGATATCGGAAATGCATTTAACGTAACAGGAATTACAATCCAGAAAGCCGAAAAAATAGCGTACCGGACACTTGCAAACTATCTTACTGCAAACAGCCAGTTTATAGATGCTTATACAGCAAGTAAACAGGCGGTTACAGATCTTTATGGAGCAACAGGTAACGAACAGCAGCAAAACGTTAAAGCATGGTATGCAGTAGGCATTGGCAATGGGCTTCTTTCGACCAATGAAGTTAAAAATAATTTAGAGAGTCAATTTAATGTTTATCCAAATCCTGTTAAAAACGGAGTGTTCACCATTGAAAATGCTAAGAATGATGCAACCTCCGAAATTTATGATGTTTCAGGAAAACTGGTAAAACAAAATGAAAAATTAAATAAAGGAATCAATAAAATTAATATCTACGGATTACAAAAAGGAATTTATATCATTAAAATTAGTGTAGATGATAATGCTATTTCTAAAAAAATAGTAGTAGAGTAG